One Halomonas sp. M4R1S46 genomic window carries:
- a CDS encoding beta family protein has translation MEVPFLYMPVIKWRQGEYQALLRLHKSVKDHVFPLIVVPPVEYDFEEKRPKKTVQEHIQPFAKRFHKKWGGRKACIDLHDSLLSARMQNASLVVSYIFEELRQEGCAAIPVTRLSHDMSFVNEIKRIVSVDGKGVALRITLDDIMSQNVDSLIKSVMLRLGVAVSDIDLIVDIEDPESFEPYDVFAKALSSAIRNISDLVAFRTFFVAGTSLKLSNVRRPGGEPTRHEWLLYKELARELKDIRVPEYGDYTIETPYFIDQDMRFLKPAGKIVYTTDSTWLVPKGKNFREDREQMVDHCSYIVNSGKYCGPAFSHGDKRIYDTLNKIEGTGNQGTWKGVGVSHHITFVVKQLSIFRVY, from the coding sequence ATGGAAGTTCCTTTTCTGTATATGCCGGTAATTAAGTGGCGACAAGGTGAGTACCAAGCCTTGCTTAGGTTGCATAAGTCTGTTAAAGATCATGTCTTCCCACTAATAGTAGTTCCACCTGTTGAATATGATTTTGAGGAGAAGCGCCCTAAGAAAACAGTACAAGAGCATATTCAACCTTTTGCAAAACGCTTTCACAAAAAGTGGGGAGGCAGGAAGGCTTGTATTGATCTCCATGATAGCCTTCTTTCTGCTCGGATGCAGAATGCGAGCTTAGTTGTAAGCTATATTTTTGAAGAGCTAAGGCAAGAGGGGTGTGCTGCTATCCCAGTGACTAGGCTTTCTCATGATATGAGCTTTGTCAACGAGATTAAGCGCATTGTTTCTGTTGATGGAAAAGGAGTCGCATTACGTATCACTCTTGATGATATTATGTCTCAAAATGTTGATTCTTTAATTAAGTCAGTCATGTTAAGGTTGGGCGTTGCCGTTTCCGATATTGACTTGATTGTTGATATTGAAGATCCAGAATCTTTTGAACCCTATGATGTTTTTGCTAAAGCGTTGTCAAGTGCTATAAGGAATATCTCAGACTTAGTTGCGTTCAGGACTTTTTTTGTCGCTGGAACTTCTTTGAAACTATCTAACGTTCGGCGGCCTGGAGGCGAGCCTACCCGACACGAATGGCTACTTTATAAAGAACTAGCTCGTGAGCTAAAAGATATTAGAGTTCCTGAGTATGGGGATTATACTATCGAAACTCCTTATTTTATTGATCAGGATATGAGGTTTCTAAAGCCTGCTGGAAAGATTGTATATACGACAGATAGCACTTGGCTGGTACCAAAAGGTAAGAACTTTAGAGAGGATAGGGAGCAAATGGTTGATCACTGTTCTTATATTGTTAACTCTGGGAAATATTGTGGGCCAGCGTTCTCTCACGGAGATAAAAGGATATATGACACTTTAAATAAAATTGAAGGTACTGGTAACCAAGGAACATGGAAAGGAGTAGGTGTGAGTCACCACATTACATTTGTTGTTAAGCAGCTCTCCATTTTTCGCGTTTATTGA
- a CDS encoding XRE family transcriptional regulator, with product MICNERQYKITSKQVEELKSALISLNGNEASDWLVKAQKAALESQISDLESQVAEYSFLKQGHLRHSEYSDLSSLPRVLIQARIAKGLSQKSLADLVNVKPQQIQRYESSEYMGASLSRLIEISQVLGVKISESWGESTNSSGNAVFVWEKEDDVDWSEFPIKEMIKRGWIELKHKASPAEAVKSFFLRAAGSQYATALHRKKFYGGNSPKEYSLLAWQARVLEKARDIASSGNVGEFFLNDSWVRELALLSASDNALEKVKGFLASKGVIFIVEPHLQGTYLDGAAMMLDTGHPVIAMTLRHDRLDNFWFVLFHELGHVFLHLFDSLNMDFFDEEDGSYHDPLEEEADKFALDSLIPQEAWDTCLSRFSMSRQSVLKDAERLRIHPSIIAGRIRKEKNNYTILSDLVGHGEVRNVLGGD from the coding sequence ATGATTTGCAATGAAAGGCAATACAAAATCACCTCAAAGCAGGTTGAGGAGCTCAAATCTGCCTTGATCTCTTTAAATGGGAATGAGGCTAGTGATTGGCTTGTCAAAGCGCAAAAGGCAGCCTTAGAGAGTCAGATATCTGATCTTGAGTCTCAAGTTGCTGAGTATTCGTTTCTAAAACAAGGTCATTTAAGGCACTCTGAATACTCTGATCTAAGCAGCTTGCCTAGGGTGTTAATCCAAGCTCGAATAGCAAAAGGGCTGTCTCAGAAGTCTTTAGCAGATTTGGTCAATGTTAAACCTCAGCAGATACAAAGGTATGAGTCTTCAGAGTATATGGGGGCTAGCCTATCTAGGCTAATTGAAATTTCTCAGGTGTTGGGTGTAAAAATTTCTGAGTCTTGGGGGGAGTCTACGAACTCTAGCGGCAATGCTGTTTTTGTTTGGGAAAAAGAAGATGATGTTGACTGGTCTGAGTTTCCCATAAAAGAAATGATAAAAAGAGGTTGGATTGAACTTAAGCATAAGGCATCACCGGCTGAAGCAGTAAAGAGTTTCTTTTTACGTGCAGCTGGGAGCCAGTATGCTACGGCTTTGCATAGAAAAAAATTTTACGGTGGAAACTCCCCGAAAGAATATTCTCTGCTTGCTTGGCAAGCAAGAGTGCTTGAGAAGGCCCGAGATATTGCTTCCTCTGGCAATGTTGGTGAGTTTTTCTTAAATGACAGCTGGGTAAGGGAACTCGCTTTACTTTCTGCTTCAGATAACGCTCTTGAAAAAGTTAAAGGGTTTTTAGCGTCAAAAGGTGTCATATTTATAGTTGAGCCACACCTGCAAGGTACATATTTAGACGGTGCTGCTATGATGCTGGATACGGGACATCCAGTCATTGCGATGACACTACGTCATGACAGATTAGATAATTTCTGGTTTGTGCTTTTTCATGAGCTTGGCCACGTTTTCCTTCATCTGTTCGATTCATTAAATATGGATTTCTTTGATGAAGAAGACGGAAGTTATCATGATCCTCTTGAGGAGGAGGCTGACAAGTTTGCGTTGGATTCTCTGATCCCTCAGGAAGCCTGGGACACGTGCTTGTCCAGATTTTCAATGAGTCGCCAATCAGTTTTAAAAGATGCAGAAAGGTTGAGGATTCATCCTAGTATCATTGCGGGGCGAATTAGAAAGGAGAAAAACAACTATACAATATTATCCGACTTGGTAGGGCATGGTGAGGTCCGCAATGTTCTTGGAGGAGATTGA
- a CDS encoding DUF6932 family protein yields the protein MLPNLVTIHGAPWSVLPPGIHWATLAEVEAAFATNVRRRKLFSGLLEVSEALARAGCRRLFLDGSYVTGKPNPGDYDGCWDPYAVDPSLLDPVLLDFSELRRKQKEKFLGEVFPFSLEAAPGKKFIEFFQVEKHSGGRKGIVAIDLTAESFNAVEGESS from the coding sequence ATGCTGCCCAATTTAGTAACTATACATGGCGCGCCTTGGAGCGTGCTCCCTCCAGGTATCCACTGGGCAACCCTAGCCGAGGTTGAGGCAGCGTTTGCGACGAATGTACGTAGACGAAAGCTTTTTTCTGGCCTCTTGGAAGTATCTGAAGCGCTGGCACGTGCTGGATGCAGACGCTTATTTCTAGACGGTAGCTATGTCACAGGGAAGCCTAATCCGGGGGATTACGATGGATGTTGGGATCCGTATGCCGTTGATCCTAGCTTACTAGACCCGGTTCTCCTTGATTTCTCAGAACTGCGAAGAAAACAAAAAGAAAAGTTTTTGGGAGAGGTGTTTCCCTTCTCTTTAGAAGCCGCACCTGGTAAGAAATTTATAGAATTTTTTCAGGTAGAAAAACACTCTGGGGGTAGGAAAGGTATTGTCGCTATCGATTTAACAGCTGAATCCTTTAACGCTGTTGAAGGAGAATCGTCATGA
- a CDS encoding IS30 family transposase produces MTHCYRHLSAEDRAAIMMMRATHSIRAIATHLGRAPSTVSREIARHTVDPIKGYDAGLAGYRARLTRHRPRQRPKLHPDGELFEVVVYLLRKYWSPEQIARTLKRMSPNDSRRQVSHEAIYNALYVMPRGSLKKELIACLRQGNGKRRPRSRGKDRRQQIPELVSIHMRPPEIEDRLMPGHWEGDLIIGANNRSAVGTLVERTTRLVILAKVDGTTATAAAVGFSDKLNEVPRSLRLSMTYDQGREMMKHAEITQKTGTAIYFADPHSPWQRGSNENTNGLLRQYLPKGTDLSVYSQEELDEIADSLNTRPRKTLDWRTPLEVYAEVLKKSVGGPSTLQ; encoded by the coding sequence ATGACTCACTGCTATCGCCATCTCTCTGCTGAAGACCGAGCCGCCATCATGATGATGCGAGCCACTCATTCGATCCGGGCCATCGCCACTCATCTGGGCCGTGCACCGAGCACAGTGTCGCGAGAAATCGCTCGTCACACGGTCGATCCCATCAAGGGCTATGATGCCGGCCTGGCGGGTTACCGGGCCCGTCTGACGCGACATCGGCCACGTCAGCGCCCCAAGCTGCATCCCGACGGGGAGCTCTTCGAGGTGGTGGTCTACCTGCTGCGCAAGTACTGGTCACCGGAACAGATAGCCCGCACACTGAAGCGTATGTCTCCCAACGATTCACGTCGCCAGGTCTCGCATGAGGCCATCTACAACGCGCTCTATGTGATGCCTCGCGGCAGCCTCAAGAAGGAACTCATCGCCTGCTTACGGCAGGGCAACGGCAAGCGTCGTCCACGCAGTCGTGGCAAGGATCGACGCCAGCAGATCCCCGAGCTGGTCAGCATCCATATGCGGCCGCCGGAGATCGAAGATCGCCTGATGCCTGGCCACTGGGAAGGCGATCTCATCATTGGCGCCAACAATCGCTCCGCCGTCGGTACGCTGGTGGAGCGGACCACACGGTTGGTGATCCTGGCGAAAGTGGACGGCACCACGGCGACGGCGGCGGCCGTCGGCTTCAGTGACAAGCTCAATGAAGTGCCGCGCTCCCTGCGCCTGTCCATGACGTACGACCAGGGCAGAGAGATGATGAAGCATGCCGAGATCACTCAGAAGACCGGTACGGCGATCTACTTCGCTGATCCGCATAGCCCATGGCAGCGGGGCTCCAATGAGAACACCAACGGGCTGTTGCGGCAGTACCTGCCGAAGGGCACGGATCTGTCGGTCTACAGCCAGGAAGAGCTCGATGAGATCGCTGATTCACTGAACACCCGGCCGCGCAAGACACTGGACTGGCGAACGCCGCTGGAAGTTTACGCCGAGGTGCTCAAGAAATCCGTCGGTGGACCGAGCACCCTTCAATAG